The following coding sequences are from one Leptolyngbya sp. NIES-3755 window:
- the splG gene encoding spore photoproduct lyase (ab initio prediction:Prodigal:2.6;~similar to AA sequence:UniProtKB:C9RZ55) — protein sequence MRITLLSQRFHYATVKMTSKQICLLTSTLHHSTDELNRLLNIQQIYFEPAVLEYPRAQEIFAQYPEADRIEVASHWQIPELNGNADSVGDWNRIKRSVLVLGVKKSLQARPNCRSSDFVAPSHANGCAMACSYCVAPGTLISTPQGQVPVEQIQDGDVVFAYDSSSEQLVEAVVSGIAERVVDEVLEIQVGQRVLRVTAEHPIMTRRGWVKAGDLTEDDEVLCDDDHIE from the coding sequence ATGCGGATCACCCTACTGTCTCAGCGATTTCACTACGCTACAGTAAAGATGACGAGTAAGCAGATTTGTCTTTTGACTTCTACACTTCATCACTCCACCGACGAGTTAAATCGTCTGCTCAACATTCAACAAATTTACTTTGAACCTGCGGTTTTAGAGTATCCTCGCGCTCAAGAGATTTTTGCTCAGTATCCCGAAGCCGATCGCATTGAGGTTGCTTCTCATTGGCAGATTCCGGAATTGAATGGCAATGCGGATTCGGTTGGCGATTGGAATCGAATTAAGCGATCGGTCTTAGTTCTCGGTGTTAAGAAATCGCTCCAAGCCCGCCCGAATTGTCGTAGTTCCGATTTTGTTGCACCCTCTCACGCAAATGGGTGTGCGATGGCTTGTTCGTATTGTGTAGCCCCAGGCACTCTCATTTCTACTCCCCAAGGTCAAGTACCTGTCGAGCAAATTCAGGATGGAGACGTAGTATTTGCCTACGATAGTTCTTCGGAACAACTTGTAGAAGCCGTCGTTTCTGGAATCGCCGAACGGGTAGTTGACGAAGTGCTTGAAATTCAGGTTGGTCAGCGAGTACTTCGTGTAACGGCTGAACATCCAATAATGACTCGTAGAGGATGGGTAAAAGCTGGAGATCTAACTGAAGACGATGAAGTTCTGTGTGATGATGACCACATAGAGTAA
- a CDS encoding dTDP-glucose 4,6-dehydratase (ab initio prediction:Prodigal:2.6;~similar to AA sequence:cyanobase_aa:MAE57590): MLIDRSISSPAAFVQTNVVGTFTLLEAFRQHWETQSTAKFLHVSTDEVYGSLDEFEPAFTEETPYTPNSPYSASKASSDHFVRAFSKTYGVPTLITHSSNNYGAYQFPEKLIPLMCINMLLGKLLPIYGDGLNVRDWIYVEDHCRALDAVIQRGRVGETYNIGGGNEITNIELVNSLCELMNELASDLPVRPCQKLMTSVTDRPGHDRRYAIDITKIRTELNWQPIEQIETGLRKTVLWYLNHPEWWRSLM, encoded by the coding sequence ATGTTGATCGATCGATCGATTTCTAGTCCTGCTGCTTTTGTTCAAACGAATGTCGTTGGCACGTTCACTTTACTCGAAGCTTTTCGCCAACATTGGGAAACACAGTCTACAGCTAAATTTCTCCATGTTTCAACCGATGAGGTTTATGGCAGCCTGGACGAGTTCGAGCCTGCATTTACAGAAGAAACTCCATACACTCCGAACAGTCCTTATTCTGCATCGAAAGCCAGTAGTGATCATTTTGTTCGGGCATTCTCGAAAACTTATGGGGTTCCCACTTTGATCACACATAGCTCTAATAACTATGGTGCATATCAGTTTCCCGAAAAGTTAATCCCGCTAATGTGTATCAACATGCTGTTGGGAAAGCTTTTACCCATTTATGGAGATGGCTTGAATGTTCGGGATTGGATCTATGTTGAGGATCATTGTCGTGCGTTAGATGCTGTGATTCAACGCGGTCGAGTTGGAGAGACTTATAACATTGGAGGCGGAAATGAAATTACGAATATTGAGCTAGTAAATAGTTTGTGTGAGTTAATGAATGAACTTGCATCAGACTTGCCTGTTCGCCCTTGTCAGAAATTGATGACTTCTGTAACCGATCGACCTGGACACGATCGACGATATGCGATCGACATCACCAAAATCAGAACCGAACTGAATTGGCAACCGATCGAGCAAATCGAAACTGGATTGCGAAAAACGGTTCTATGGTATTTGAATCATCCAGAATGGTGGCGATCGTTAATGTGA
- a CDS encoding methylmalonate-semialdehyde dehydrogenase (similar to AA sequence:cyanobase_aa:LBDG_47080): MTQPASIVQNYINGEWSTPNAENYLEVINPATIEVLSKVPLSPATEVDRAANAAQTAFSSWRRTPATERVQYLFKLKALLEDHYEDIAQTITLECGKTIAEAKGEMRRAIENVEVACGIPILMQGYNSEDIARGIDEHMIRQPLGVTAIITPFNFPGMIPFWFMPYSIACGNTCIIKPSERVPLTMQKIFHLIEQTGLPKGVINLVNGAKEVVDALLDHPTIRAISFVGSSPVAKYVYSRAAASGKRSQCQGGAKNPVIVLPDADIAMTTKIMADSAFGCAGQRCLAASVAITVGSAKTTFTDAIAEAATTRQVGFGLDSGVQMGPVITNQSKTRIESIIGQAETEGATVLVDGRSPKVSGYENGYFVRPTILQDIDPAGEIAKTEIFGPVLSLIHLDSIDDAIALVNRSQYGNMASLFTSSGGAARKFRYEAEAGNIGINIGVAAPMAFFPFSGWKESFFGDLHGQGWQAIEFFTQTKVIVERWQDWTRQF, from the coding sequence ATGACGCAACCTGCTTCGATCGTACAAAATTACATCAACGGTGAATGGTCTACTCCAAATGCTGAAAATTATCTAGAAGTCATTAATCCTGCCACGATCGAAGTTCTCAGCAAAGTTCCACTCTCTCCTGCCACTGAAGTCGATCGTGCTGCGAACGCTGCCCAAACCGCTTTCTCTTCCTGGAGAAGAACCCCTGCCACTGAGCGGGTTCAATATCTGTTCAAGCTCAAAGCATTGCTCGAAGATCACTACGAAGACATTGCTCAAACGATCACGCTTGAATGTGGAAAAACGATCGCAGAAGCAAAAGGCGAAATGCGAAGAGCGATCGAGAATGTTGAAGTCGCTTGTGGCATTCCCATTCTGATGCAAGGCTATAACTCCGAAGATATTGCTCGTGGCATTGATGAACACATGATCCGGCAGCCTTTAGGAGTGACCGCAATCATTACACCGTTTAACTTTCCGGGGATGATTCCGTTTTGGTTTATGCCTTATTCGATCGCGTGTGGAAACACTTGCATTATCAAGCCTTCCGAGCGTGTTCCTCTAACAATGCAAAAAATCTTCCACTTGATTGAGCAAACAGGCTTACCAAAAGGCGTTATCAATCTCGTGAATGGTGCAAAAGAGGTCGTAGATGCCTTGTTAGATCATCCAACGATTCGAGCCATTAGCTTTGTTGGATCGAGTCCAGTGGCGAAATATGTGTATAGTCGGGCGGCTGCGAGTGGGAAGCGATCGCAGTGTCAAGGAGGAGCCAAAAATCCGGTGATTGTTCTGCCTGACGCGGACATTGCAATGACCACGAAGATTATGGCGGATAGTGCGTTCGGATGTGCAGGACAGCGCTGTTTAGCGGCATCGGTAGCGATTACAGTCGGAAGTGCAAAGACCACTTTTACGGATGCGATCGCAGAAGCGGCAACGACTCGACAAGTGGGATTCGGACTTGATTCTGGGGTGCAAATGGGTCCGGTGATTACTAATCAGAGTAAGACTCGAATCGAAAGCATTATTGGACAGGCTGAAACTGAAGGAGCAACGGTTTTAGTGGATGGTCGATCGCCGAAAGTTTCTGGCTATGAGAACGGCTATTTTGTTCGCCCTACGATCTTGCAAGATATTGATCCGGCTGGAGAGATTGCTAAAACTGAGATTTTTGGTCCGGTATTGAGTTTGATTCATTTAGATTCGATCGATGATGCGATCGCGCTTGTCAATCGGAGTCAATACGGCAATATGGCATCGTTGTTTACTTCCAGTGGTGGAGCCGCCAGAAAATTCCGCTACGAAGCTGAAGCGGGGAATATCGGGATCAATATTGGAGTTGCCGCTCCGATGGCATTCTTTCCGTTTAGTGGGTGGAAAGAGAGTTTTTTCGGTGACCTACACGGACAAGGATGGCAAGCGATCGAGTTTTTCACCCAAACCAAAGTGATTGTCGAACGCTGGCAGGATTGGACTCGACAGTTCTAA
- a CDS encoding spore photoproduct lyase (similar to AA sequence:cyanobase_aa:Npun_F6062) has translation MLSYQKVSSIKRISQPTTVHNFHVPKHESFVANGIVTHNCYVARRKGFANPITTFVNIDQIQRYLSRHSAKQGMKLEPNQVDPQYWVYEIGENSDCSVDAAVCDNVKDLIALFRTLPNAKATFATKRVNRAMLDYDPQGKTRIRFSLMPQKKAQIVDIRTSAIADRIAAINDFVDAGYEVHVNFAPVIYDENWLEDYSELFEQIDDTLSDRAKAQLQAEVIFLTHNDKLHEVNLGWHPQGEALLWRPDLQEVKYSQTGGKNVRYRRGFKGTLVDGLTELLHDRLPYCNIRYAF, from the coding sequence ATGTTGAGTTATCAGAAGGTTTCAAGCATTAAGCGCATTAGTCAGCCTACTACTGTGCATAATTTCCATGTTCCCAAACATGAGTCCTTTGTTGCAAACGGTATTGTGACACATAATTGTTATGTTGCTCGGCGTAAGGGTTTCGCGAATCCGATTACCACTTTTGTGAACATTGATCAGATTCAGCGCTATCTATCGCGTCATAGTGCTAAGCAAGGTATGAAATTAGAGCCGAATCAGGTTGATCCACAGTACTGGGTCTATGAGATTGGCGAGAATAGTGATTGTTCGGTTGATGCTGCCGTTTGCGATAACGTGAAAGATTTGATTGCTTTGTTTCGGACTTTGCCGAATGCGAAGGCGACCTTTGCGACGAAGCGGGTGAATCGGGCAATGCTTGATTATGATCCACAAGGTAAGACGCGGATTCGATTTAGTTTGATGCCGCAGAAGAAAGCTCAGATTGTCGATATTCGGACCTCTGCGATCGCCGATCGAATCGCTGCAATTAACGATTTTGTAGATGCGGGCTACGAGGTGCATGTCAATTTCGCGCCTGTGATTTATGACGAGAATTGGCTTGAGGACTATTCCGAATTGTTTGAGCAGATTGATGACACGTTAAGCGATCGAGCCAAAGCCCAACTCCAAGCCGAAGTTATTTTCCTCACGCATAACGATAAGCTGCACGAAGTTAATCTAGGCTGGCATCCTCAAGGAGAAGCATTACTTTGGCGACCGGATTTGCAGGAAGTTAAGTATTCGCAGACTGGGGGCAAGAATGTTCGCTATCGTCGCGGATTTAAGGGGACGTTAGTAGACGGTTTGACGGAGTTGCTACACGATCGCTTACCGTATTGCAATATCCGCTATGCCTTCTGA
- a CDS encoding FHA domain-containing protein (similar to AA sequence:cyanobase_aa:LBDG_47090) — MKQEFHSPDDRASILSAAANQSPDALAGFWEELEVELDGENPEEQQIAKSPTLTIERDAQVTIEPPPGMPDAKPRYVQGVVNGDRTCLITNLFKQESMTLRQPQMVWTIGRNRSAALPLQDRKLSRRHAVILYRQDGFHFIDLNSMNGSYINGVRVQQRQKLQDGDCICVGSTRFFFFVSSQERVTEALHPEVLARLKNAETRNGEFIDFSELNEEISFNLNKAD; from the coding sequence ATGAAGCAAGAATTTCATAGCCCCGACGACCGCGCCTCGATCCTTTCTGCTGCCGCGAATCAATCCCCCGATGCGCTGGCTGGCTTCTGGGAAGAACTCGAAGTGGAACTAGATGGGGAAAATCCTGAAGAACAGCAAATCGCCAAAAGTCCAACATTGACGATCGAGCGCGATGCCCAAGTCACGATCGAGCCTCCACCCGGAATGCCCGATGCCAAACCTCGCTATGTTCAAGGGGTTGTGAACGGCGATCGGACTTGTTTAATCACGAATTTGTTCAAACAGGAATCGATGACCTTGAGACAGCCGCAAATGGTTTGGACGATCGGACGAAATCGATCGGCGGCACTTCCTCTTCAAGATCGCAAACTATCCCGTCGTCATGCAGTGATTCTCTATCGTCAAGATGGTTTCCACTTCATTGATCTCAACAGCATGAACGGCTCTTATATCAATGGTGTGAGAGTTCAGCAACGTCAAAAACTTCAGGATGGCGATTGTATCTGTGTCGGTAGTACTCGCTTTTTCTTCTTTGTGAGTAGTCAAGAGCGAGTGACCGAAGCGCTACATCCTGAAGTTTTAGCACGATTGAAAAATGCTGAAACCCGAAATGGTGAGTTTATCGACTTCTCAGAGTTAAACGAAGAGATCTCATTTAATCTGAACAAAGCAGATTAG
- a CDS encoding deoxyribodipyrimidine photolyase-related protein (similar to AA sequence:cyanobase_aa:Cyan7425_3982), with protein MKTGVWMLGDQLWTGQSALQSCENDRKNTPVFFIESLNHAQQLPYHLQKLVLVWSAMRHFAEELRQEGWTVEYTASIDFQTPLLHWIEKHQITELRIMSPVDRPFRKLVQSLELPCPVTFTPNNRFIWEDQEFVDWAKTRKRLVMEDFYREGRRRFNILMEGDQPIGGRWNFDRENRKPPKGKLTLPEELWFEPDSITQEVIDWIKQSPLFKDSQSYWEIEPFRWGVTRKQALQVLEFFIESRLSDFGPYQDAMVTGEQTMWHAMLSPYLNIGLLHPLEVVQAAEQAYDKNREKWQLNSIEGFVRQVIGWREYMHGVYVYMGEDYPDRNYFNHSNPLPGFYWTGETKMNCLNHILKQVKETGYAHHIQRLMVLNNFALIAGISPQELQDWFHTAFIDGYDWVMQANVIGMGQYADGGMMASKPYAASANYINNMSDYCKPCAYNPKRRTGEDACPFNLMYWDFLARHYDKLKPNHRMFQIMANLERILPEELEQIRQQAEQWRNENLHTEYRLPSTPQHGSPDATPQSVS; from the coding sequence ATGAAAACCGGAGTTTGGATGCTGGGCGACCAGCTTTGGACTGGACAATCTGCACTACAGAGTTGCGAGAACGATCGGAAAAATACACCTGTCTTTTTCATTGAGTCGCTCAATCACGCTCAACAGCTACCGTATCATCTGCAAAAACTGGTCTTAGTTTGGTCAGCAATGCGCCATTTTGCGGAAGAACTACGGCAAGAGGGCTGGACTGTTGAATACACAGCCTCGATCGATTTTCAAACGCCGCTACTGCATTGGATTGAGAAGCATCAGATCACAGAATTGCGAATCATGTCTCCGGTCGATCGACCGTTTAGAAAATTGGTTCAATCGCTTGAATTACCTTGTCCTGTCACATTCACACCGAACAATCGATTTATTTGGGAAGATCAAGAGTTTGTCGATTGGGCGAAGACTCGGAAACGCTTGGTCATGGAGGATTTCTATCGAGAAGGGCGACGACGATTTAACATTTTGATGGAAGGAGATCAGCCGATTGGGGGGCGATGGAACTTCGATCGAGAAAATCGCAAACCGCCAAAAGGGAAGTTGACTCTTCCTGAAGAGCTTTGGTTTGAGCCAGATAGCATCACTCAAGAAGTCATTGACTGGATCAAACAATCGCCATTGTTCAAAGATAGCCAATCGTATTGGGAGATTGAGCCTTTCCGTTGGGGAGTCACCCGCAAACAAGCCTTACAAGTTCTAGAGTTTTTCATTGAATCTCGATTGTCTGATTTTGGTCCCTACCAAGATGCGATGGTCACGGGCGAACAGACCATGTGGCACGCAATGTTATCGCCTTACCTCAATATTGGTTTGTTACATCCTTTGGAAGTGGTGCAAGCGGCTGAACAAGCTTATGACAAGAATCGAGAGAAATGGCAACTCAATAGCATTGAAGGCTTTGTGCGGCAGGTGATCGGATGGCGGGAATATATGCACGGGGTCTATGTTTACATGGGCGAAGATTATCCCGATCGTAATTATTTCAATCACTCAAATCCGCTTCCCGGTTTCTACTGGACAGGCGAAACTAAGATGAACTGTCTAAACCACATTTTGAAGCAAGTGAAAGAAACTGGATATGCTCATCACATTCAACGATTGATGGTTCTCAATAACTTTGCTCTGATTGCTGGTATTTCACCTCAAGAATTGCAGGATTGGTTTCACACTGCGTTTATCGATGGATATGACTGGGTGATGCAAGCGAATGTGATTGGTATGGGACAGTATGCCGATGGTGGAATGATGGCATCGAAACCTTATGCGGCTTCTGCAAATTACATCAATAACATGAGCGACTACTGTAAGCCTTGTGCCTACAATCCGAAGCGCCGCACTGGAGAAGATGCTTGTCCGTTCAACTTAATGTACTGGGACTTTCTCGCTCGACACTATGACAAGCTAAAACCGAATCATCGAATGTTCCAAATCATGGCGAACTTAGAGCGAATCTTGCCCGAAGAACTAGAGCAAATCCGCCAACAGGCAGAACAATGGCGCAACGAGAACTTACATACTGAATATCGTTTGCCTTCTACACCCCAACATGGATCGCCTGACGCAACTCCGCAATCAGTATCTTGA
- a CDS encoding dTDP-glucose 4,6-dehydratase (similar to AA sequence:cyanobase_aa:Npun_F4244) — MVESKRLLVTGGAGFIGTNFVQYWCENYPDDRVIVLDALTYAGVRSNLAELEMRENFRFVHGDICDRALVDSILATEQINTIMHFAAESHVDRSIDF; from the coding sequence ATGGTGGAATCAAAACGATTGCTGGTTACAGGTGGCGCAGGCTTTATTGGCACGAATTTTGTTCAGTACTGGTGTGAGAACTACCCAGATGATCGAGTGATTGTTCTAGATGCACTCACGTATGCGGGAGTTCGGAGCAATCTAGCTGAATTGGAAATGCGGGAAAATTTCCGATTTGTTCACGGGGATATTTGCGATCGCGCTTTAGTCGATTCAATCTTGGCAACCGAGCAGATTAATACGATCATGCATTTTGCGGCGGAATCTCATGTTGATCGATCGATCGATTTCTAG